The Myripristis murdjan chromosome 8, fMyrMur1.1, whole genome shotgun sequence genomic sequence ACCATGGGCATGTAGACGTTGTGTGGATTGTTGGGATTGTAATAAGCGCtgcctgctgcttctgctgccttGGAGTTACCTGAgcatgaaacagagagagacagacggtgATGAAGGATAAACATATTTAGGAACAGACGCTACATCTTGAAATACTGTAAGGAGAGTTGATGTGAGGAGTATTAGTCATAtggaacacaaaaacagactgcCTGGGATCCTCAAGACAAAATATACTGGCACACAATGAAGGGGCATGGAGGCAAACTTCATGCTCCTGCTCGTCCCAAAATAGAGCCGTACAAAACTGACATTTCAGCACAGTGGACCAAGCTGACCCCATCTGCACGATAACAATGTTTTCACCAAAATCCAGAGGTGGTACAAATGGgtatggagagggagaggaagagtgggGGATTGTTTATCCTTTCTAATTTTGATGTGTAGTGGATGAGACATTAGCACCCCTTTTTTCAGTGGCGTGCTTCGATGTGATTCACTTTGAGGTGGACTGatcagatctgacaggtgcagtgacacagacatacagagagaaaaacagagggagagagagagagagagagagagagagagagagaaacagacctGGAGGGGGTGGTGGTGCAGTCCAGTTCTGGGGGGGTGCGGCCCAATTTTGGGGTGGCCCAGGGTACGGAGGAGGTGGGGCCATGTAGGCAGGAGCAGATGGGTACACTCCTGGAACACGCAAGAAAGACAGAgcgaaagaaagcaagaaaagagggagagggagagagagtttcaAGGTCAAATGAGGTTCTAATCTGTGCGGGCCATTagttacacagcaaaaacaaaaggcaaaatatacagatggaggacagaggaagagagatccATCATTATCTTCACCTCAAGTAACAAATTTTACTTAGGTAAGAACAGGAGACTTAACAAATATAATGTGTGTGCTCATAATGTTGCACATGAagtaaaacaatacaacagaaaatgattaaagcaaaaaaaaaaaaaaaaagtctgcaggCAATGTTTTTTGCCTTTCTCTACACGACAGAATGTTACTGTTTCACCAACTCTAAAACACAACACTTCTGTTGTTGATGTCTTTATTGAAATCCTACATAGAAATGTAATAATCCGATCTACTGAATTTTGTACCTGCGGCGGCTGTTGGATAGGGGTAGCCCATGTTCGCAGCGGGAGGTGGAGGACCCTGGTAAAATCCATTCTGCTGAGGGGGGGGTGCATATGGATAGTTTTGAGGAGCAGGTGGCGGGCCATAGCCATTCATCATTCCAGGGGAAGGATAGCCAAAAGAGGCAGCGCCGTTCTGGGCAGGAGCAGCACGGGATGCTGAGacaaggcaaaacaaaatggTCCATCACGACAGACACAATGGATTTTTCTGAAGCTTTACAATGCCTACTATCATTAATATGAATGTAAAATCATAAAGAAGCATAATTTTGTTTCTATATTTGACCACAGTTTGGTAAAACATGAATCGGTCGGTAAGTTGAATATAAAGGACTGTATATTCAAAGGTATACGTATCATAACAAAATGTGAGGCATGATGGGTAAGGGAACAAACAGGCTAACCATTTGTGGCCAGTTTGAAAAGATGCTGTCCCAGCTCTATCGCGCCCCCACTGGTGAAGGACATCTTGAAGTTAGCCTGGCCCTCCCAGCCACCTAAGGAGACACAAGATGATATATCAACACTTTGACTCAATTCAGAGCAGCCTCGGAAAACTATACCCTTGTCTGTTACACTGTGAACTTTTGAGCAGATATGGTTGGTATTTGTTCTGAATAAGATAGCCAACCTGCCTGATATTCAGTCTTTTAACATGTCCAGTGCCTGGCATCTGCTGAACACTGGACTATCCAAGTAAAttgtgtaaacaaaacaaaatcagaaacaAAAGGCTGCGTACCACCAGGCTCAGCTGACACTGTCCCTTTTATGTAGTTGGCTGCAAAGACTGGCTGCTCAATGCTGCAGCCTTTCATCAAATAGTAGGGGAACATGGCAGACCCCAGGCAGTCCTTGATGTTACTGGACACAAACAGCAACTGAACCAGAcaatgagggaaaaaagagagacacacacgcacacatgaaTGGCAGGAAGAGGTAAGAAAATGCATGTGGGGAAGAGTTACCAAAGAAttcatgaaaatataaaactgtCAACTTTCCAGGCAAGAAGACGCcagaagcagagcagagttAAAACCATTTGCAACAGATTAGGCTGTACCCTGTATGGTGTGAGGAAAACCGTGCCCTTCTTGGTCCCCTTCAGTAGGTCTGTCTTGCAGGTGACATCACTGAATGACAGCTCCACATTCTTGCACTCCCTCAAGACACTAGGAAAGGGAGAAGCAAGTCAAATTAgcataatagtgaaattaagcTAAGCAAACATGACATATACGGAGACAGGAGAGCTCTGCAGAGGGTCATAAAAACAGCTCGAAAAAATCATTGGTTGCCCCTTGCCCTCCCTGGAAGACATCTCCAGCTCACAGTGCCTCTGCAGAGCCAGGAAAATCATTAGAGGCCACTCTCACCCTGGACGCCACCTGTTCaacctgctgccctctggtAGGCGCTACAGGCTTAAGAACAGTTTCTTCCTGTGGGCCATCAGAACTCCAGCAATACATATACACTATACAGTATGTCTGCTGAGACACTTTTACCGCTTTTaattcacaacattttaaataGTATATATGACATTTTCCAGTGCAATACacaatgtttttaaatgcaatattcagtcttttttatagtaattattttagtttcatattaaCTGGAGGTGTGCTTGTTGACTGTCTTTAATAGCCTTACTAACTGCACTAATCAGGAGTAGCACTACTAATTTCATTGTACTTGACAGTAAAGGCTGTCTattctatatgtgtgtgtgtgtcaaatgtaTTATACAACCTGAGGCGTGTTCCAGAGGAGTGTTTAATTAACAAACTCTAACACAAACCTTGAACTCAGGGTACATTGAAACAGACATagcttattgtgtgtgtgtgtgtgtgtgtgtctatatatagGTTATGTATAGATATGGGGAGTGGGTGGTAAATGCAATAAAGTACAGAGGATTAGTCCAACTTGTGTGGCTGACGCTTTTGTTTCAGACAGAGAGGATCAGACAGCGAAGATAACGGGAGAGAGTGAGGGTGGACTATATTAATATGCaaaaggaacaaacaaaataataagtGAGCCTGATCAACGTATCGATCAGGCTCGATACGTTTTCTAACCAAAACTCGAGGTTGCCTCAAGCGTCATAGCTcaggttaccatggcaactgaCCTACAGTCCATCTAAATCTCACGTCTTAGAAAGCTGATTCCCTTATCTACGGGTTAACCTCAGTTTAGTTAGTAAACTGGCTTTCTAAAATCCCCTGTAACCCAGTTTACCTCAACATCGATTGCATTATTCCAAATGTCAACATCCTGGAAACCAAGTCTGTCGTTACTTCCTGTTTTGATAGTCACCTACGCTACAAGTGCAATATGTTTTTAGAGTACATTATAGGCGCATATAGTTAGGTAGCCGCTATTTGGTCAGAATTGACATTTCGCTAGCCTCCGTGTGGAACAATATGTCAAATGCCGATGTGCCTCGACATGACGTGCGCAGCTAACGCTAGCGACGGCTCAGCTGTGTTATGCTAATGCTAAGCAGGCCAGCTAAAGGTAGCTATCGGCTAGCTCACGTTGACTGCGCAGGGCGAAGTGGTAAACAAGCCGAGAGGACACAGCCGACTGGCTAGCTCATATAACAAGAGCGGCACTGTGCCTGTCACATACCTTTCTCCGTTGTTCACCAAGACGCCGCCGTTCTGTGAATGATTCCGGTTGAGGGCCATGTTTACCTGGCGTCCGCTCGCGCTGCCCTGAGCTCTGGTCTGACGAGCCGAAGGGGAAGCCCCGCAAACGTCAGCGCGCGACGTCACGGGCCACGTTATTGACGTCTCGTGATCTGCAGTGCTTGCGCCCAACATGCAATCTAGTCTCTGATCATTGATCATTGTATGTAAACTGAGCCAATCAGTCAAGTCagatagttttagtcaataaaaggctttatttatataacacttTTAACCCCCCCTtttatctttggggtcagtttgaccccaatCAATGTTTAATATTTCTAAATACATCATTATCATTGTCTTTCTGCTTCATATTCAGtggcttttcctaatttaatggggaccactgggtaaacataaaattaacatggtgATATGTTTTCCGTGTCATGTACCCATTTTATAAGGATCTGTGTTACTTTGGGATCAATATGAGCCCAGGCTGTTTCAGCTGTATAAAACAAGAAAGatcagcattttacacacattagctgttttggatgacactgaggaactataacatgacatttataatcttgaaaaaaaaaaaaacttccctctgcttttggGCATCTAATacaaccacacctgtagtagtaGAACTTTGATGGGGGGTATTTAAGTAGTCAGCAAGAGTTACATTAAATTACATGGCACATAAActaataattttctggaggtttaaatttcAACTATAGAGAGCTGTACAGAAAGGCCAAACAAGGCAATATCAAATTAAGgcagtagggaaaaaaagaaaatataaattaacTCAACAGctacaagaataaaagcaataatgaataaacacataaaataaaaaagaggattTTTCCATAGTCTGTTAAAGTTATAACCAGATAGTGCATAAAAGGATTAGGGCCACATGCacgcaaataaataaataaataaataaataaataaataaataacgagCTCTTAAATTAATCTCAGAATGCTGAGAGAAGTCTGAATGCAGAGAATAAAATCAGAATTCAGACCCCTGgccctggggggaaaaaagttttgcaGAATGATAACTAATTTTCTTATAGTTTGCATCTCAGAATTCAGacctttttcctcatttgttttctgtactGATGTCATTATTAGGCGTTTTGTTAAATGCTCCAGTAATATCCTGTGGGACACCGGGAGCCACTCATGATcgcataaaaatgcattttgtccAGCCAGAATGTATgtcatggaaaaaagaaaaaaagaaaaaaaaaaacttctaatcCTCATTTCATTAAAAGTTTCATGTGACAAATTCATAAGATGGAGCAAGTGAAATGTTAGTTCACTTGGAATTCATAAGAGCAGGATTCAGCTGATAAATTATTCAGTATCATTAGCTCAAAACTGATGCCCATAAGAAATTAATGATGGTAATGGACTTCTAATGGCAAACAGAGGTCTGTTAGGCAGGATTGCATGATGCCTTAGCGTGCCattaaatatgacagaggaacACATACTGGAGGTATAAGGCCAACGGTGAAGAATAAGGTTATATGGCTGCTTATGTAATAATTAGGTGGGTACAAGCATCGCCATAGGGATAACCAGAGAGGGGGAGGCTGGCTAGGCATAGGAGTTATGCAATGATTTCATTTAGTGGCTCCCTGGCGACAGAATGGGCTGGTCTGGAAAAGCACACATGTATTATTTAAACTTTGACCTTCTGATTATTTCCAGGCTTATTCTGTCCTACTTTTTCTAACCAACTTATGTGTTGATACATATtttcctttacaaaaaaaaaaaaaaaaaaatcttaagttGCAGAAGGGGAAAAATTCATGCATGACGATTGCAAATATTTCTAATTACATGGAACTAAATGAAGACGCACATGCCTTGTCATGATCTCAGCGGCTCCCCACACTCCCAGGTGAAGGTCGCAGCATGCGTCGACCTAATTAACACTAATTAATACAAGTCACGTGACGCCTGCGGGTGCGTCAGAAAACGTTGGAAGTAAGATTTGAGTGTTTCTCGTACCAAGACCCTATCAGTGAAATCATCCGAACTACAAGGAAATGAGTTATCATTCCGCAaagctctgtttgttttgtttaattgttatGGTCATGTCCCGGTGCTGTCTGTGCTCCTCGTCTATCCGGAGGGGGCGAACACCTGAGCAGAGGGCACAGCACGCCCTGCCGAGGGTCACCTGCTCTACCCGGCGCATACGGGCTGTTTTTGGGCCACTGGTGCAAAGTGACTTCCATGTGAACGGTAAGAgcctttttgtttgatttattgcACCAAAAAGTCGCTGTAGGACAGTGTTTGTAAATCTCCCTTTAGGAAATACCCACATGCACTTCATCAAATCGATGCAATGATTTATTAAAGATATGGAAATAATTTGATTTCCCAGATGAGTCGGGGGCCAAGATCCCCGTGCCTCAGACGGAGGGCCCCTGCGGAGTGAGGAAGAGCACAGGCAACAACAGCGTCTCATTCTTCAGTAGATATGACAGCTGCTATGCCCGGGTTGAGGTAGGAATCATAACACAGTGAAAGCTTTAAAATAGGGCAAACAGTTGTGGTTAAGTGAACATGATgtttatataattttaatgtgtttagtTGACTGTTTAAGTGTTAAATATGGGAGAGAAATTGATTATTAGCCTTTATGGATTTACTCACAGTAGTTACTAATAGTCTCAGTTTCTTGCTTGTtgataatgaaatataaaagaTTATGCAACTGTTGTATAAATATAtgctatatacagtatatttgagTATAAATACACTGTCAAAAAGTGAAGTGCATCGTCatctaaaaataacagcatttaCAGGGTGAAATGATTCGATGtgaatctaaatataatgtgtgaaatgtttaaacagtgcatgtgtgtgtatggcctCCTGTGGTGTGAATTGTTCTGTGTTAATATGATGCAAGGCGTCCTAGAGTCCATGTTGTCCTTTGATCCTCAGGGCAGCATCGTGGTCGTGCCACTGATGGTCCAGCTGGCCGGAGAGGATCGGTGGTTCAGGGTGAACATCAGCTGTCCTGTGATAAAGAGACACAGCGAGAGGACCCACCTCATCCCCACATGTGAGTGGGTAGAGCTCACTGACATGATTTCGTGCTCATACCTCCATATTACTTTCCAGGAGGTGGCATATTCCTCCAGTGACATCCATGCATAAGTAATGTCTTGGCTTTGTCCCAGAGACAGAAAACCTATATTGATACATGAGAACTTTTGTTGCAGGATACAATTCAATTACCAATGTAGGACACTAAAAGCTCTGCTTTTTTCCAGCAGTACCTGGAAGATGTGACACCCCAAGAGCTCTGCGAGTGCATTGTGGCCCCCACAGCATTTCTCGTGATGCCTGCTACAAACTGAGATGCTGCTATGACACTCAGGATTTAACCTGCTACTACAGACTCAATGGTGAGATTGATATTTGTTATCTCCAAATCAGTGACAGatggtggatgttttttttttttttttttttttaagtaacaaaacatggaaaatacCTATAGTGTATGGAGGTGATTTGAGATGTGTCAATAGATATGAGTGACAATTTCACCAGGCTTTGCCtttgtcagtgttaaaatctacATTCTTCATGCTTCTTCTAGCCTGCTCCTTGGACGggcactttgtgttttctgtcaagACAACAGACGCAGAGCCGCCTCTCAATCCCAGAAGCCTCATAGTCAAGGATCAGCCACACTGTTCCCCTGTGATCACCACTGCAGACGTCGCTGTCTTCAAGATTGGTGTTACGGACTGTGGTGCGAAGATGAAGGTGATGCAAATGATGAAGCAtttcagtcaaaaacaaaatatcaagcATTTCAATTCGGGGTCGTCACACAACTGTTCATAATATTGGCTGAATGTCAGataggaaaaacaaatcaaaattcatGTATTTTAGAATGAAATGGTATAGAGTGAGATGTTGTTTCACTACTCCTCAAATGAAATGCCATGCCTTTGACTTCATCAGAACTCCCCGGATGattgttttcatacattttaatatcacTAAATAGTTTATCATATGCCTCAGGCTTGAATTTTGAAGCCTTTCTCCTCCGCCTTGCTTTTAGGTAGACGGTGATCTGATGAGCTATGTGGTGGAAGTGGAAGAGATGCAGCCTAAGACTGTGACCAAACGTTCTCCGTTCAGGTATCGTACTGCATCCTCTGCACATTACTGACGAGTTGTTACCATCTGACAAGCTGCATTATCATGGGTGGAAGTGTGCAGTGTCACCGGCCAAACGTAGAGTGGTTACCGATGTGACAAATACTTAATTTCAATATGTGTAAACAAGTGGTGAAATACACATTGATTTCATGCAACAAACTGAAGCTGGGTTTTTGTAGTCTCCAGGTCCAGTGTGAGTATGAGGCCGCAGATGTAAAGCGTGCAGCAGACCTGCGGTCCTTACATGGAGCCACCAACCCACCACCTGTGACTGCACTGGGTACTATCAGAGTGCAGATGAGAATAGCCACAGGTACTAAAATGTAGTGCAATATGGAATTTATTCATGTAAATGCCCAAGAACAAGTGTGATGTAACTGATACTGAAGACTAGTTAAGGTTTTTATTTACATGTCTGCTATCATTTTGCCTATCTGGAACATCATAGCTAAAATATTTTGGTGTCACGTCTTGGTGACAAAAAACCCAactatttctgatcttctgtttTTTCAGATTCATCCTTCACTTCCTTCTTTCCTGAGAACCGGCTTCCGCTGACATTCCCTTTGCGTAAAGCTATATATGTGGAGGTTGCCATTGCACAGCCCTCCCCTGACCCCACCCTTTCCCTGCGTGTGCAGGACTGCTTTGCTTACCCTGTGTCCAGACACTCTGTGTGGACACTCATGTTTGCTGGGTGAGATGTAAGGACGCACCGTAGCAACCAGAGATAACTCTACAGTTAAGACAAAAAATGTGCACAGGTCACCAAGCAGCTGTCAGATTAGTCCTTGCCATTAGAGAATGGAAGTCAGAGTTTGTCAAAAGTGTAATAAACATGACTTTTACTGAcctaaagcaaaaaaaataatgggtATCTGGTACATGTGCATGTTCACTGGGTTGTTGGTCAGTTGCTGAAATTCCAGGTTTTCACTCTACTTTCTGGCCTGCACTCAgttgatgaaataaaacactcCCCGCCCACTGGAATTTCAAAGAGACTTTTGGTTGTGTCACTTTTTAAGCTAGAAAATATAGCAAAGTAACATTATTGCTACTATTGTATTGTGCATTGTAATGTATTTCCTCTTCACTAGTTGTTTCAGATCGTTCTCACAGTTAGCTGGCATACTTGTCTCTGTTGTGAGAATGTGGCTTTATTATTTGGGTCAGTTACAGGCCACTAATTTAAAGGCTGTGCTGAAGACGATGTTGTTACAGTTCAttaattcatattcatttattgtccCTTTAATTGACGTCAAGGATGTGATGTACTCATTGTAGTTTTAAATTTTGTGTCAAGGCTTTTCTGATGTCGTCTTGTTGATTTAATGGGTCTTACCACTGAATGGCTAATATGGCTTTGCACTTTTTGACCCTGACAGATGTCCCAACCCTCTGGATATAATGAGAAGTTCCGTCCCTGTGGACAGGCAGGGGAAGACCACTGCCCACTCCCAGGTCAGGAGGTTTGATGTCAAGACATTCGCCTTCTTGCACCCCAATACTGGCCTCCCCAGCGTGGAGGAGGTAAGATCACACAATCAAGTTTCAGCAATCGAGAAAACTGCAGTATTGTATGTACAGGATTATAAGTACAACACATTCAACTTAGTTTAATGTGCATATTTGCTTTTAGAATTGAACTGTTCAGTCTCTCATTGTAGATGTACTTCTACTGTTGGGTGGAAATCTGCACGGCGGATGTTGAGTGTGCACAGCATTGCTCCCTTTACTGTAAGTGTATTGTGTCCTCTTGTTTTACGTTCAAGGCTGTTACATGTGCAATGGTTTTGAAATCCAGCAATGCTGCGCAACTTTTCCCCTTCCTCCTACAGCACCcgagggtgagagggagaggagagaggcctTGTCTGGGTCCAGCCAGATCCAGCTGGTCTCCTTAGGACCTCTGCTGCTGGGACAGAGCAGCACCGAACTGGAGGAGAATCCATGTGTCAAACAGAATACAAGTAAGCGCCTGATCATGATGGTGTTCTCCTAGCCTGACCCTAAAATATACATCCGAGCCAATCAGTAAGAGCAACAGcaaatcatttttcattatcAGGATGTGTACAGGGTGTAATCAGAAAAGCGTCTCATAGAATTAAACTATATTGTCCAAAAATAAAGGGAcaggctttttttaaaaaaaattatttttttctgtttctcagtgTTTCAAGCGACGCTCTACTCTCTCTCGGTTGTTGGAGCCGCCTTGTTGGTGATCTTGCTGTTCATAGTTGGCTCAAACATCAGACGGCGTCAGACAGCGGCAGAGCATGCTTGTAACACACCACCTGAACCACCACAATAAAGTCTTTCACCTACAGTAATTTGTACTCAAATTTCTTACCATGCTGTATCATTTCAGGACTGAGCTGTGACTTTGTAATGCCATGT encodes the following:
- the LOC115364486 gene encoding zona pellucida sperm-binding protein 4-like isoform X2 — protein: MSYHSAKLCLFCLIVMVMSRCCLCSSSIRRGRTPEQRAQHALPRVTCSTRRIRAVFGPLVQSDFHVNDESGAKIPVPQTEGPCGVRKSTGNNSVSFFSRYDSCYARVEGSIVVVPLMVQLAGEDRWFRVNISCPVIKRHSERTHLIPTLPGRCDTPRALRVHCGPHSISRDACYKLRCCYDTQDLTCYYRLNACSLDGHFVFSVKTTDAEPPLNPRSLIVKDQPHCSPVITTADVAVFKIGVTDCGAKMKVDGDLMSYVVEVEEMQPKTVTKRSPFSLQVQCEYEAADVKRAADLRSLHGATNPPPVTALGTIRVQMRIATDSSFTSFFPENRLPLTFPLRKAIYVEVAIAQPSPDPTLSLRVQDCFAYPVSRHSVWTLMFAGCPNPLDIMRSSVPVDRQGKTTAHSQVRRFDVKTFAFLHPNTGLPSVEEMYFYCWVEICTADVECAQHCSLYSPEGERERREALSGSSQIQLVSLGPLLLGQSSTELEENPCVKQNTMFQATLYSLSVVGAALLVILLFIVGSNIRRRQTAAEHACNTPPEPPQ
- the LOC115364486 gene encoding zona pellucida sperm-binding protein 4-like isoform X1, with amino-acid sequence MSYHSAKLCLFCLIVMVMSRCCLCSSSIRRGRTPEQRAQHALPRVTCSTRRIRAVFGPLVQSDFHVNDESGAKIPVPQTEGPCGVRKSTGNNSVSFFSRYDSCYARVEGSIVVVPLMVQLAGEDRWFRVNISCPVIKRHSERTHLIPTSVPGRCDTPRALRVHCGPHSISRDACYKLRCCYDTQDLTCYYRLNACSLDGHFVFSVKTTDAEPPLNPRSLIVKDQPHCSPVITTADVAVFKIGVTDCGAKMKVDGDLMSYVVEVEEMQPKTVTKRSPFSLQVQCEYEAADVKRAADLRSLHGATNPPPVTALGTIRVQMRIATDSSFTSFFPENRLPLTFPLRKAIYVEVAIAQPSPDPTLSLRVQDCFAYPVSRHSVWTLMFAGCPNPLDIMRSSVPVDRQGKTTAHSQVRRFDVKTFAFLHPNTGLPSVEEMYFYCWVEICTADVECAQHCSLYSPEGERERREALSGSSQIQLVSLGPLLLGQSSTELEENPCVKQNTMFQATLYSLSVVGAALLVILLFIVGSNIRRRQTAAEHACNTPPEPPQ
- the wbp2nl gene encoding postacrosomal sheath WW domain-binding protein, whose product is MALNRNHSQNGGVLVNNGESVLRECKNVELSFSDVTCKTDLLKGTKKGTVFLTPYRLLFVSSNIKDCLGSAMFPYYLMKGCSIEQPVFAANYIKGTVSAEPGGGWEGQANFKMSFTSGGAIELGQHLFKLATNASRAAPAQNGAASFGYPSPGMMNGYGPPPAPQNYPYAPPPQQNGFYQGPPPPAANMGYPYPTAAAGVYPSAPAYMAPPPPYPGPPQNWAAPPQNWTAPPPPPGNSKAAEAAGSAYYNPNNPHNVYMPMEQPPPYAPYPNTPEKKNN